One part of the Gammaproteobacteria bacterium genome encodes these proteins:
- the xseA gene encoding exodeoxyribonuclease VII large subunit, translating into MAKNTHFETCWLYTRAIAYDLAMLDPQDLSREGQTTREIYTVTRLNREAKAILEGSFPMIWIDGELSNIARPASGHIYFTLKDENSQVRCAMFRTWNRLLEFTPDNGMQVLLRARVGLYEGRGEFQIVVEHMEPSGDGALRRAFEELKQRLFKEGLFEEKHKLPLPMVPECLGVITSPTGAAIRDILSILKRRFPAIPIIIYPVPVQGRDAAPQIAKAIGRVELEAQCNVVILARGGGSLEDLWAFNEEMLARAIYACKVPIVTGIGHEIDFTIADFVADVRAPTPSASAELVSPDQWQVNETLTRMEFRLQRYMQALLRERRQALGHLTKRMPHPVKRLHDIAQRVDDLAQRYGLAMQTAWRAKLAALRELSAHLQRQNPMQTLKMHGQRCAHYEDRLRRMMVHTLQALTVELNNMRHALETVSPLATLDRGYAIVTRLPDGAVVRDAKALKKGKRVRARFAKGHAHATVDELFDE; encoded by the coding sequence TTGGCCAAAAACACCCACTTTGAGACGTGTTGGTTATATACGCGCGCTATCGCGTATGATCTCGCCATGTTGGATCCCCAGGACTTAAGCCGTGAAGGGCAAACGACCCGCGAGATCTACACGGTCACGCGGCTGAATCGTGAAGCCAAGGCTATCCTGGAGGGGAGCTTTCCGATGATCTGGATTGATGGGGAACTCTCCAACATTGCACGTCCCGCGTCCGGTCATATCTATTTCACCCTGAAAGACGAGAACTCACAGGTTCGCTGCGCAATGTTCCGGACCTGGAACCGGCTGCTCGAGTTCACCCCGGATAATGGCATGCAGGTGCTGCTCCGCGCACGGGTCGGCCTCTATGAAGGACGGGGTGAATTTCAGATCGTCGTCGAACACATGGAACCGTCCGGCGACGGAGCCTTAAGGCGAGCCTTTGAGGAACTCAAGCAACGACTTTTCAAAGAAGGTTTGTTCGAGGAGAAACACAAACTTCCGCTGCCGATGGTGCCCGAATGCCTAGGCGTCATTACCTCTCCGACGGGTGCTGCGATCCGTGACATCTTGAGCATCCTGAAGCGCCGCTTTCCGGCAATCCCCATCATCATCTATCCGGTACCGGTGCAGGGAAGAGATGCGGCCCCACAGATCGCAAAAGCCATTGGACGCGTGGAGCTTGAGGCACAATGCAACGTCGTGATCCTCGCGAGAGGCGGCGGTTCACTCGAAGACCTTTGGGCCTTCAACGAGGAGATGCTCGCCCGAGCCATCTACGCCTGTAAAGTCCCTATCGTCACCGGCATCGGCCACGAGATCGACTTCACCATCGCCGATTTTGTCGCGGATGTGCGCGCCCCCACCCCGTCGGCGAGTGCCGAGCTTGTAAGTCCCGATCAGTGGCAGGTCAATGAAACGCTCACGCGAATGGAATTCCGCCTGCAGCGCTACATGCAGGCGCTATTACGGGAGCGGCGCCAGGCACTGGGGCATCTCACCAAGCGTATGCCCCATCCCGTCAAGCGGCTTCACGACATTGCACAGCGGGTAGATGATCTTGCTCAGCGCTATGGGCTTGCCATGCAGACAGCATGGCGAGCGAAGCTTGCCGCGCTCCGTGAGTTGTCCGCACACCTGCAACGCCAGAACCCTATGCAAACGCTGAAGATGCACGGGCAACGTTGTGCCCATTATGAAGACCGCCTGAGACGAATGATGGTGCACACATTGCAAGCGCTGACTGTCGAACTCAATAACATGCGGCATGCGCTCGAGACAGTGAGCCCCCTGGCAACGCTTGACCGCGGCTATGCGATCGTCACAAGGCTGCCTGACGGAGCCGTGGTGCGAGATGCCAAAGCGCTCAAAAAAGGTAAGCGCGTGCGTGCGCGCTTTGCGAAAGGCCATGCCCATGCGACGGTGGACGAACTCTTTGACGAGTAG
- the tadA gene encoding tRNA adenosine(34) deaminase TadA, with translation MSDDKQWMQRALELARRAEAAGEVPVGAVLVQDGECIGEGWNCPISNSDPSAHAEILALREAAERTGNYRLPNSTLYVTLEPCVMCAGALINARVARVAFGAMDPKGGAAGSVFDVLGTDRLNHRVMVESGVMGDACGDLLSAFFSVRRA, from the coding sequence ATGAGCGACGATAAGCAATGGATGCAGCGTGCATTGGAATTGGCACGGCGGGCCGAGGCGGCTGGCGAGGTTCCGGTGGGCGCCGTGCTGGTACAAGACGGTGAATGCATCGGCGAGGGATGGAACTGCCCCATCTCAAACTCCGACCCAAGTGCACATGCAGAGATCCTGGCACTCAGAGAGGCGGCAGAGCGAACGGGTAACTATCGTCTGCCCAATTCAACCTTATATGTCACGCTCGAGCCCTGCGTCATGTGCGCCGGTGCGCTGATAAACGCACGTGTTGCACGTGTTGCCTTCGGTGCCATGGACCCGAAGGGCGGGGCAGCCGGAAGCGTGTTCGACGTCCTCGGCACAGACCGACTTAATCATCGCGTAATGGTGGAGAGCGGCGTCATGGGTGATGCGTGCGGAGATCTGCTGTCGGCGTTCTTCAGCGTAAGAAGAGCGTAG
- a CDS encoding CinA family protein, translated as MAARVGKLLVTHNMMLVTAESCTGGGLSQAITSIPGSSEWFERGYVTYSNEAKKELSDVRAETLERYGAVSEEVVSEMAEGALRHSRAHISVAVTGIAGPEGGVPDKPVGTVWLAWAVHDGQTRAARLQFSGDRGAIRRQAVMAALQGLSDMLE; from the coding sequence ATGGCTGCGCGAGTGGGCAAGCTGTTAGTGACCCACAATATGATGCTGGTCACAGCCGAGTCCTGTACAGGAGGCGGGTTATCACAGGCCATCACCTCCATCCCGGGAAGCTCCGAATGGTTTGAACGCGGTTATGTGACCTATTCAAACGAAGCCAAAAAGGAACTCTCGGATGTGCGTGCCGAGACGCTTGAGCGCTACGGCGCAGTCAGCGAGGAGGTGGTCTCAGAAATGGCGGAAGGTGCGCTCAGGCATAGCCGTGCCCATATCAGCGTGGCCGTGACCGGCATTGCAGGACCTGAGGGTGGTGTACCGGATAAGCCGGTCGGCACCGTCTGGTTGGCCTGGGCGGTGCATGATGGGCAAACACGCGCCGCCCGGTTGCAGTTTTCGGGTGACCGAGGCGCGATACGGCGCCAGGCGGTCATGGCGGCGCTGCAAGGCCTCTCGGACATGCTGGAATAA
- the guaA gene encoding glutamine-hydrolyzing GMP synthase, whose protein sequence is MSDIHAQRILILDFGSQTIQLIARRVREAGVYSEIHPFDMDADAIREYQPKGIILSGGPESVTVAQEVKAPQVVFELGVPVLGICYGMQTMAAQLGGEVETSHLREFGYAQVQARGTSKLLEDIQDHTAENGAGLLDVWMSHGDRVTRLPEGFQVIASTDNAPNAGMADESRRFYGLQFHPEVTHTHQGARILQCFIHDICGCDSLWTTEHIIEDSVRRVREQVGEEKVLLALSGGVDSSVVAALLHRAIGDQLTCVFVDNGLLRLHEADQVMATFAEHMGVRVNRVDAEPRFLDALRGVDDPEEKRKIIGGLFIKIFEEEAVKVTDVQWLAQGTIYPDVIESAAAKTGKAHVIKSHHNVAGLPEEMQLELVEPLRELFKDEVRKLGVELGLPYDMVFRHPFPGPGLGVRILGEVRKEYADILRRADAIYLEELKKADLYNKVSQAFAVFLPVKSVGVKGDSREYDYVIALRAVETVDFMTARWAHLPYDFLDTVSSRIINEVQGISRVTYDISDKPPATIEWE, encoded by the coding sequence ATGAGTGATATCCACGCTCAACGAATTTTGATCCTCGATTTTGGCTCGCAAACTATTCAGCTGATCGCCCGCCGCGTGCGTGAAGCCGGCGTCTATAGCGAGATCCATCCGTTCGACATGGATGCCGATGCCATCCGTGAATACCAGCCCAAGGGCATCATTCTCTCGGGTGGGCCGGAGTCGGTCACGGTAGCCCAAGAGGTCAAGGCGCCCCAGGTTGTTTTTGAGCTGGGCGTTCCTGTACTCGGGATCTGTTATGGGATGCAAACGATGGCTGCCCAGCTAGGCGGTGAGGTCGAGACCTCGCACCTACGTGAATTCGGCTACGCGCAGGTGCAAGCGCGCGGTACGTCCAAGCTCTTGGAGGATATTCAGGATCACACGGCAGAGAATGGCGCCGGTCTTCTGGATGTGTGGATGAGTCACGGCGATCGGGTCACGCGTTTGCCCGAAGGCTTCCAGGTCATTGCCTCGACCGACAATGCCCCGAATGCCGGCATGGCCGATGAAAGCCGCCGCTTCTACGGGCTGCAGTTTCACCCCGAGGTCACGCATACGCACCAGGGTGCGCGCATCCTGCAGTGCTTCATCCATGACATCTGTGGTTGTGATTCACTCTGGACGACCGAGCACATCATTGAAGACAGTGTGCGGCGGGTTCGTGAACAGGTTGGTGAGGAGAAGGTTCTGCTTGCGCTCTCCGGGGGTGTGGACTCCTCGGTGGTCGCAGCATTACTACATCGGGCGATTGGCGATCAGCTGACCTGTGTGTTCGTCGACAACGGGTTGCTGCGGCTACACGAGGCCGATCAGGTCATGGCGACGTTTGCCGAGCACATGGGTGTTCGGGTGAATCGCGTGGACGCGGAACCGCGGTTCTTGGACGCACTTCGGGGTGTGGATGATCCGGAAGAGAAACGCAAGATTATCGGCGGGTTGTTCATTAAGATCTTTGAAGAGGAAGCGGTCAAAGTCACAGACGTGCAGTGGCTTGCGCAGGGTACGATCTATCCCGACGTCATCGAGTCTGCAGCGGCCAAGACCGGCAAGGCCCATGTGATCAAATCGCACCACAACGTGGCGGGTTTACCGGAAGAGATGCAACTGGAACTCGTCGAACCGCTGCGCGAGCTTTTCAAAGATGAGGTACGAAAACTCGGTGTGGAACTCGGCCTGCCGTATGACATGGTGTTTCGGCATCCATTCCCCGGACCTGGGCTTGGCGTTCGAATACTTGGAGAAGTGCGCAAGGAATATGCGGACATTTTGCGCCGGGCAGACGCCATCTATCTTGAGGAACTTAAAAAAGCCGATCTTTATAATAAGGTGAGTCAGGCGTTTGCCGTTTTCCTTCCCGTCAAGTCGGTAGGCGTTAAAGGTGACAGTCGTGAATACGATTACGTGATCGCCTTGCGTGCGGTCGAAACCGTTGACTTTATGACTGCACGCTGGGCACATCTGCCGTATGATTTCCTGGACACCGTAAGCAGCCGGATCATTAATGAGGTGCAAGGTATCTCTAGGGTGACCTACGATATCTCCGACAAACCCCCCGCGACGATCGAGTGGGAATGA
- the guaB gene encoding IMP dehydrogenase: MRVSKEALTFDDVLLVPAYSQVLPHEAHVETQLTRDIRLNMPIASAAMDTVTEARLAITLAQEGGIGIIHKNMHAGEQARHVRLVKKFESGVIKDPITVSPETSIREVLDITRSHNISGVPVVEGEDLVGIVTGRDLRFETRYDQPVHSTMTPKERLVTVEEGASSDEVVALLHKHRIEKVLVVNDKFQLRGLITVKDIQKASEYPNACKDEQERLRVGAAVGTGPGTHERVAALVDAGVDVVVVDTAHGHSESVLETVRWIKKHHPEAQVIGGNVATADGATALLKAGADAVKVGLGPGSICTTRVVTGVGVPQITAVADVATAMAKSGLPVISDGGIRHPGDIAKAIVAGAYSVMIGSLFAGTEEAPGEVELYQGRSYKSYRGMGSVGAMSQEHGSSDRYFQESGEIEKLVPEGIEGRVPYKGNLSAIIRQLLGGLRAAMGYTGCQNLEEMRTKPTFVRISYAGMRESHVHDVTITKEAPNYRVDSRDP, encoded by the coding sequence ATGCGCGTTTCAAAAGAGGCCCTCACCTTCGATGATGTGCTCCTTGTCCCGGCGTACTCGCAGGTGTTGCCGCACGAGGCGCACGTGGAAACGCAGCTTACCCGGGATATTCGCCTCAATATGCCCATTGCTTCCGCTGCCATGGATACTGTCACCGAGGCGCGCCTGGCCATCACGCTCGCGCAGGAGGGCGGCATCGGTATCATTCACAAGAACATGCACGCTGGGGAGCAGGCGCGGCATGTGCGCCTGGTAAAGAAGTTCGAAAGCGGCGTTATTAAGGATCCGATCACGGTCAGCCCTGAGACGAGCATCAGGGAAGTGCTGGATATCACGCGTTCCCACAATATTTCCGGGGTCCCGGTCGTGGAAGGCGAAGATCTGGTCGGGATCGTAACGGGCCGGGATCTGCGGTTTGAGACGCGTTACGATCAGCCAGTTCATAGCACGATGACCCCGAAGGAGCGGCTGGTCACGGTCGAGGAGGGCGCCAGCAGCGATGAGGTTGTCGCCCTTTTGCATAAGCACCGCATCGAGAAGGTATTGGTGGTGAACGACAAATTTCAGCTACGGGGCCTTATTACGGTCAAGGATATCCAGAAGGCCAGCGAATATCCCAATGCCTGCAAAGATGAACAGGAACGGCTCCGCGTGGGCGCCGCAGTGGGCACAGGACCCGGGACACACGAGCGGGTTGCCGCACTCGTGGACGCGGGTGTCGACGTGGTCGTAGTGGATACGGCCCACGGCCACTCCGAGAGCGTGCTCGAGACGGTGCGCTGGATCAAGAAGCACCACCCGGAAGCCCAGGTCATTGGCGGCAACGTGGCCACGGCGGACGGGGCAACGGCCCTGCTCAAGGCAGGGGCGGATGCGGTAAAGGTCGGCCTCGGTCCCGGATCCATCTGCACCACGCGTGTGGTCACCGGCGTCGGCGTACCCCAGATCACGGCCGTGGCCGACGTAGCGACTGCCATGGCCAAGAGCGGCCTGCCTGTGATCTCGGACGGCGGCATCCGCCATCCGGGTGATATCGCCAAGGCCATCGTGGCCGGTGCCTATTCAGTGATGATCGGCAGCCTTTTCGCCGGCACGGAAGAGGCACCTGGGGAAGTGGAGCTCTATCAGGGGCGATCTTACAAGTCCTACCGTGGCATGGGATCGGTGGGTGCCATGTCGCAGGAGCATGGTTCGTCGGACCGTTACTTCCAGGAAAGCGGGGAGATTGAAAAACTGGTGCCGGAGGGCATCGAGGGACGCGTGCCATATAAAGGAAACCTTTCCGCGATCATCCGTCAACTGCTTGGGGGTCTCAGGGCCGCGATGGGCTATACCGGGTGTCAAAACCTTGAGGAGATGCGAACCAAGCCAACATTCGTGCGCATCAGCTACGCCGGGATGCGAGAAAGCCATGTGCACGATGTCACCATTACCAAGGAAGCACCCAACTATCGTGTTGACTCGCGCGATCCCTGA
- a CDS encoding CDP-alcohol phosphatidyltransferase family protein produces MSWNTWSHRIARQTVRPLVGTRITPNHLTTLRLLTGVGAAAAFAVGTPGWVFWGGLLFLFSTFLDRADGELARLTGQRSEWGHQYDLACDLSVTALLFVGVGFGLRDSVLGAWAIPLGIGTGFAIVAIFWVREKIKEVQDEDEPDIAAAHALYDLDDVLYSVGPIAWLGLLLPFLVAAFVCAPLFAFWLLRRYYRLRYAH; encoded by the coding sequence ATGAGCTGGAATACCTGGAGCCACCGAATCGCACGACAGACGGTGCGTCCGCTTGTCGGCACACGCATTACGCCGAATCACCTCACCACGCTTCGTCTTTTGACCGGTGTGGGTGCCGCAGCGGCCTTTGCCGTCGGTACGCCGGGGTGGGTCTTCTGGGGTGGCCTGTTGTTTCTGTTCTCAACGTTCCTGGATCGCGCCGACGGCGAATTAGCCCGACTTACTGGTCAGAGAAGCGAGTGGGGCCATCAGTACGATCTGGCGTGTGATTTGAGCGTGACGGCGTTACTGTTCGTCGGCGTCGGGTTCGGTCTGCGTGACAGCGTGCTGGGCGCGTGGGCAATTCCCCTTGGCATCGGTACCGGCTTTGCCATTGTGGCGATTTTCTGGGTCAGGGAAAAGATCAAGGAAGTCCAGGACGAGGATGAACCAGACATTGCAGCGGCCCATGCGCTCTATGATCTCGATGATGTGCTCTATTCAGTCGGGCCCATCGCCTGGCTTGGTTTGCTGTTGCCATTTCTGGTTGCCGCGTTTGTCTGTGCACCGCTCTTCGCCTTCTGGCTGTTGCGGCGCTACTATCGCTTGCGCTACGCGCATTAA